A region of the Sphingobium yanoikuyae genome:
GTTCCGTGGCGAACATGGCCCCTCGGCCAGCGCCATGGCCTTTCGCGTCGCCGATCCCGATGCGGCGCTGCGCTGGGCGCTCGACCATGGCGGCAAGCCGACCGACGAGAATGACACGGTGATCCAGGGGATTGGCGGCTCCTATCTCTATTTCATGCCCGATGGCGGCGATCCCTATGCCGACTGGGCGGAATATCCCGGCTGGCGGGAAGCCGAAGCGCGCAACAATGTCGGGCTCGACCTGCTCGACCATCTGACCCACAATGTGAAGCGCGGCCAGATGCGGGTGTGGAGCGAATTCTATCGCACCCTCTTCGGCTTCGAGGAACAGAAATATTTCGATATCAAGGGCAAGGCGACCGGCCTGTTCAGCCAGGCGATGATCGCCCCGGACAAGGCGATCCGCATTCCCCTGAACGAGAGCCAGGACGACAAGAGCCAGATCGAGGAGTTCATCCGCGACTATAATGGCGAGGGCATCCAGCATATCGCGCTCACCACCGCCAATATCTATGACACGGTCGAGCGGCTGCGCGCGCGCGGGGTGCGGCTGCAGGACACGATCGAGACCTATTATGAGCTGGTCGACCAGCGCGTGCCGGGCCATGGCGAGGATCTGGAACGACTGAAGCGCAACCGCATTCTGATCGACGGCAATGTCGGCGAGGAGGGCATCTTGCTGCAGATCTTTACCGAGACGATGTTCGGCCCGATCTTCTTCGAGATCATCCAGCGCAAGGGCAATGAAGGCTTTGGCAATGGCAATTTCCAGGCGCTCTATGAATCGATCGAGCTGGACCAGATCCGTCGCGGCGTGATCACCGTCGATGAGTGATGCGCCGCCCCGGATGATGAGCGGCTTCGGCAATCATTTTTCGACCGAGGCGGTGGCCGGCGCGCTGCCGGTGGGGCGCAATTCGCCCCAGCGCCTGCCCTATGGCCTTTATGCCGAGCAGTTGTCCGGGACCGCCTTCACAGCGCCACGGTCGGAGAACAGGCGTAGCTGGCTCTATCGCATGCGACCGGCGGCATCGCATCCGCCCTCCGCGCCCTATGATGCTGCAGCCTTGCTGCGCAGCGCGCCGTTCGACGAGGTGCCGCCATCGCCCAACCGGCTGCGCTGGAATCCGTTGCCGCTGCCTGCGGATGATGTCGATTTCATCGACGGCCTCACCAGCTATGCCGGCAATGGCGATGTCGCGGCGGGCCAGGGTTGCGCCGTGCATCTCTATGCCGCGACGGCCTCTATGGTCGACCGTGCCTTCGTCTGCGCCGATGGCGAGATGCTGATCGTGCCGCAGCAGGGCGCGTTGCGCATCGTCACGGAGCTGGGCGTGATCGACGTCGCGCCGTTGCAGATCGCGCTGATCCCGCGCGGCGTCCGCTTCCGGGTCGAGCTGACCAAGGGCGCGGCGCGCGGCTATGTCTGCGAAAATTACGGCGCGCCCTTTCGCCTGCCCGATCTCGGCCCGATCGGCGCCAACGGCCTGGCCAACCCGCGCGATTTCGAGGCGCC
Encoded here:
- the hppD gene encoding 4-hydroxyphenylpyruvate dioxygenase; protein product: MTNDPANPLGLNGFEFVEFTSPEPEKMAAQFEQLGFTATHRHPTKNITRYKQGRINLMLNRDDAGRVAAFRGEHGPSASAMAFRVADPDAALRWALDHGGKPTDENDTVIQGIGGSYLYFMPDGGDPYADWAEYPGWREAEARNNVGLDLLDHLTHNVKRGQMRVWSEFYRTLFGFEEQKYFDIKGKATGLFSQAMIAPDKAIRIPLNESQDDKSQIEEFIRDYNGEGIQHIALTTANIYDTVERLRARGVRLQDTIETYYELVDQRVPGHGEDLERLKRNRILIDGNVGEEGILLQIFTETMFGPIFFEIIQRKGNEGFGNGNFQALYESIELDQIRRGVITVDE
- the hmgA gene encoding homogentisate 1,2-dioxygenase, which gives rise to MSDAPPRMMSGFGNHFSTEAVAGALPVGRNSPQRLPYGLYAEQLSGTAFTAPRSENRRSWLYRMRPAASHPPSAPYDAAALLRSAPFDEVPPSPNRLRWNPLPLPADDVDFIDGLTSYAGNGDVAAGQGCAVHLYAATASMVDRAFVCADGEMLIVPQQGALRIVTELGVIDVAPLQIALIPRGVRFRVELTKGAARGYVCENYGAPFRLPDLGPIGANGLANPRDFEAPVAAFEDVERPYALVQKFMGRLWITMLDHSPFDVVAWHGNLAPLRYDLTRFNTINTVSFDHPDPSIFTVLTSPSETPGTANIDFVIFPPRWMVAEDTFRPPWFHRNVMSELMGLIHGEYDAKAGGFAPGGASLHNGMAGHGPDRASYDKAIAADLTPQRIADTMAFMFESRMVLRPTRWAMESPLLQPDYDECWSGFRKAQIPPMNETP